TGAGTTTAATCCAAAAATAGTTGAACTATCTAAAAAAATTTTAGACACCAGAAAAGATTTAAAGCTATCGACTATTAAGCCAAGATATAGTAACACTGTTGAAAAATCATATGTTTCATTTGGTTGTCATAAATGTGATAGTATTTTTGGGGATTTTTTTGTTATGGAAGCTAAAATGGAAATGATATATGAACCTAAAGAAATTATCCTTAAAGGAGAAATTGAATTAAATGATGAAATAGAATTAGGGATACCTCACTGGTGTTTTCCGGAAAATGGTACGTTTTGCAATAATGACGAAGTACCATTTTGAGTTAAATTATTTAGTGTTTGATTGAACTCTATAAAAGAATACTTTATTTTAGAATTTTATACAGTAAAATTAAAATATACACTTTTTTGAAAAGATTAGAAAAGTATCCTTTGAGGGTGCTTTTTTTAGTTTAGAAGCTTAGGCGGGAATTTTTTGTTGTAGGAGAATGGGTGAGGTTTTTGGGAATTGGTAGTGAAATAGTTGTTGTTTTTGGAAGGAATGGCAGATGCGGAAAAGATGGAAGTGGTTGTTGGGCAGTGTGTTATGGTTGTTTGTAGCTTTGGGTATTATTAACAATTAAAATGTTTTTATTATGCCTAAACAGAAAGGACTTGTAAAGATTGAAGGATCGTTGGACGATATTACGTTCTTCAAGAGGAAAGATGCTTTTTTGGTGCGTTTGAAAGGAGGAGTTTCGAAGGAACGCATTATGACTGATCCCGCTTATAAGCGTACGAGAGAGAACATGAGTGAGTTTACTAATGTTGTTGACTCGGGGAAGTATTTGAGAAATGGCTGTAGTGTTTTGGTTAAGAGTGCTTTTGATGGTACGCTTAGTAACCGATTGGTGCGCACGCTGTCTGTGGTTAAGAATTTGGATTCGACTTCGATTAGAGGTGAACGCAAGGTGGCTGTTGGTATTGAAACGGCTGCTGGGAAACAAGAATTGAAGGGGTTTGATTTTAATTTTAAGTCGCCTTTGAGTAGTGTGCTTTTTGCTCCTTATGCATTGGATACTGCTAATGGTGAGGTGACGATTAATGGGTTGGTTCCGCTGGATATGCTGAATTATCCTCCGCATGCTACTCATGTAGCTTTTAGGACTGCTTTTATGAATTTGGATTTTGGTACTGGTATTTCGGCTATTCGTTATAGTGATGTGAGCACGCTGCCGCTGGATATGCATGAAAGTAATGTATCGCTGGTGCCGAGTGAGGTTCCGCCGGGTGGTGGGGATTCGTATTTCTTGTTGTTGGTGGAGTTTATGCAGGAGATGAATGGGATTTTGTATGCGTTGAATGATGGGAATTATAATTCGTTGACGTTGTTGGAGGTGGTGTAGAGGGTTTATTAACACCCCGTCTCGCCAAGGCGAGCCACCCCTCTTATAATAAGAGGGGAGTTTTTGGAATGAGAGAAGCATCTTCTTTAATAGGGGGATGCTTTTTTTATTTTAGGGGTTTTATTTGTTCATTTTCTTTGCTTGTCCAAAGAAAACGAACCAAAAGAAAGGACACTTTTACGAGGTGTTTTTGGCAAGCCAAAACCGATTTTAAAATTCTAAAATTGCTACAAGGATTCGCAATTTCTTAACGAATTTAAAAATCTACACTTGCGTAAAAGGTAGCAAGGCGTTGCCTTGCATTGGTCTTTCAGGTTGTAATTGTTGGTACTCGGCTATGTGGGTTGCTGCCACTCCTTCCGGCGTTGTTTTTTTACGGTATTTATATTAGGGCGGGTTTTGGAGGTTGATTGTACTGAACCACTTCGTTAGGTTTACTATGGAATGACAAAGAGTGGTGAAGATTGGCTTCTTCGAACTACTTTGCTAGAGATTCCTACGGAATGACAAACTAAACGATGAATGTTTATCTTGAGCCACTTCGTTAGGTTTACTATGGAATTACAAATGGTTGTGATTTTAGGTTTTCTTTAGCACTATAATAGAGTAAATGGCTTTATTTTGTAGTGTAAAAATATCTCCATGAAAAAATCGTTCGCTATAATACTGTTAGGTCTTTTGGTTTCTGGCATTGGCTATTCGCAGAAGACGTATACTTTTGAATATAAAATACACCCTGAAAGGACTTATGTCCTGGAAATGGATATTGCTTCTAATAACGAAACTACGGTTAGCGATGTGCTCACTAAGAATGAGAGTTTGAGCAAAGTGAGACGAACTACCACTACCAAAGCCGCAAACGCAGAAGGCTTGTTTCCAACCATAATGGCTTTTGACGATGTACGCATGCTAAATGAAGGCAAAGAAGTGCTTAGTCCGTTGTCCTATACTATTATTGAAGGTTTGATGGCTGAGGATAACAAGTTTAAAATTGATACCATCATCAATCCGAAGCTTGATAAGGTAACGAGAGATGCCCTAAAAACTGTGTTTAAAGACTTGAAACCCGAGATTGATTTCCCTAAAAAACCAATGAAAATAGGAGATGCTTTTTCGCTCGACTCACCACTCACTGTACCCGTGAATGGTCAGAAAATAAAATTACTCATGACCAAGACATACACGCTCAAAGGGGTATTGAATGGTATAGCGGAGTTTTCTATTAAGATGAATTTTGCGCTTGCCATGTCTAATGAGAACATTACCGCTATAGGCGATGGTGGTGGCGTGGTGTTGTTTAACATTGCTGAAAATCAGGTCGTGAAAGATGATACTCACTACACGGTTAATATAAAGGTGAAGACGCCAACGGGTGTTGAGCTGGGGTATGTTAATGCAAAAGCCAAAAAGAATACGGTGATTAATTAATTGCGAATTGATTCTTTTCAATGTTATAGGCTATTTGAAGCAATTGTTTCTTATTTTAGCGGAAAATAGAATGTACCGTATGCGAAATAGTATTTTGTTGTTGCTCTTGCTGATTGGTGGTGTGGTAGTAGGACAAACTCAAAAAGAGATGAATGATTCGGCTTTTGTGGCTTATGAAAAAGCTGATGCTGAGTTGAACAAGGTGTATCAGGAGTTGGTAGCTCAACTGGATGCCGAGGAAACCAAATTACTGATTACGGCACAGCGCTACTGGATAGGGTATAGAGATGCTCATTGTGAGTTTGAGAAGAAACCCTCAGAAGGTGGAAGCATTCAGCCATTGGTATACGCTACCTGCTTAACGGAGGTTACCGAGCAACGAATAAAGGAGTTAAAGGCGAGTTTGTTATCGAGGAAAGAACGGTAGTGTTATAGATAATAAAATTATATAAATAGTATTGTTATCCATCCTGTTTCATTATTGAAGCAGGATTTTTTTTATTTTTGAAATTATCAACAGTACAATTTGTCATTCCGTAGGAATCTCTTCCCGTCTCTAAAAGCAAATAATGATGATAGAATACACCGAAGGCATTTATACCTACTACGTTTACATTCTTACTAATAAGAGTAGGTCGGTATTATATACAGGTGTTACTAATAATTTAAAAACACGATTGCAGCAACATAGAGAAAAAACAAACCTAAATAGTTTTACATCAAAATACAATGTACACTATCTCATCTATTTTGAAAAATTTACTTGGATTCAATTAGCAATTGAAAGAGAAAAAGAAATTAAAAACCTTTCGAGAGCTAAGAAGTTAGCACTAATAATGGAACAAAATCCTAACATGGACTTTTGGGAGTTTTGAGATTGACTGCATAAAACTACTTCTCTAGGTTTATATAGAACCACTAAGAGATTCCTACGGAATGACAAATAATAGCATTTATTTTTTTAGAAACATTTCTTTGAGCCTGTGATTACTACCCAATTTTAACTATTCATGTGAATTTTATAAGCATTGCTAAAAAAGCTGTAATGCATTTATGGTTATAATGTTGGAATTTTATACTCAAGAAAAAGTAACACATTAAAACTACAATATCATGAAAACTAAATTTACATACTTAATGATACTATTGTTCTCATTAAGTACGTTTACTACGGTAAATGCCACAGGAAATGAACGTGCAAAAGCGACTACTGAAAAAACAACTGAGATTCCGGCAGAGGTTCAAATAAAATTGGATCGCCTGGAGGAAATTAAAGAAATGGACAAATCAGAAATGACGCGTGCCGAGAAAAAGGAATTGCGAAAAGAAGTTAGAGCTATCAAAGCCGAGTTGCGCTCTACTGGTAATGGACTTTATATCTCTGCAGGTGCCATTATCATTATCTTATTATTGATTATTTTATTATAAAATATCTTGGTTAGAATGCATAAAAACACCACGTTTGAGTTAGTATAAGGTGTTTTTATGTGTTCTAATTATTTAATTTTTGAGAAACTTATAAAATATTTTGTATATTTATGTCACCATTTGAGCCTACCATTTTATAAGCATTTCATCTATTTAGACTCCTTTAAAAACATAATACTATAAGATTGGTAAGCTTTCGATTGAAAGTTGGCAGTGTAGGACTTTCAGTCGGGCTTACTAATTGAAAAGCCATATAATGACACACTTACCTACAAAAGAAGAAAAACACGACTGCTGTTCTTTACCCAAAGAAGAACATCAACACCACAAACATCATTCTGAATACAAAGGTGGTAAATATTATTGTCCGATGAATTGTGAAGGCAATAAAGTTTATGACCAACCCGGAAACTGCCCTGTATGTGGAATGGAATTAGTACAAGCTGTAAATTACCCTGACGTAACTGTAAAAGAATATACATGCCCGATGCATCCTGAAATCATTAAAGATGCTCCCGGTGATTGCCCTATATGTGGTATGGAATTGGTGCCTGTTGCTCCAACAGATTCTATAGAAAACACTACCTATCATCATTTACTCAACAAACTTAAAATAGCTTTATTGTTTTCGATACCGGTATTTATTATCGCCATGTCGGAGATGATTCCCAATAATCCTTTGTATGAAGTGATGAGTATAAAGGTATGGAATTGGGTGCAGTTTGCATTGACGCTTCCTGTGGTGTTTTATGCTTGCTGGATGTTTTTTGAACGTGCCTATAAATCTATCATTACATGGAACTTAAATATGTTTACCTTAATCGGAATTGGAACTGGAGTTGCTTTTCTTTTTAGTGTGTTTGGCATGTTGTTTCCTGATGTTTTTCCGGCTGAGTTTAAATCGCATCATGGTACCGTGCATCTCTATTTTGAGGCTACGGTAGTGGTGCTTACTTTGGTTTTAATTGGTCAGGTTCTGGAAGCCAAAGCCCATAGCAATACCAGCAGCGCCATCAAAGAATTGTTGAAATTAGCACCAACAGTAGCAACTGTAATAGTAGATGGAAAGGAAAAAGTAATCTCGATTGATGCTATAAAGAAAGGCGATACTATCCGAGTAAAACCTGGTGAAAAGATACCTGTGGATGGAAAAATAATGGAAGGAACCGCTACGATTGATGAGTCCATGATATCAGGCGAACCAATTCCGGTGGATAAAAAGAAAGGAAGTGCGGTTAGTGCTGGAACCATTAACGGAACTACCTCTTTCCTGATGCAGGCAGAGAAAGTTGGTAATGAAACATTATTAGCGCAAATCGTTAAAATGGTGAGTGATGCCAGTCGTTCAAGAGCGCCAATTCAAAATGTGGTGGATAAAATCTCGAAATATTTTGTACCCATAGTAGTGATTATATCCGCTATCACCTTTGTAATTTGGTCGCAGTTTGGACCTGAACCCAGATTGGTATATGCTTTTGTAAATGCTGTAGCGGTACTGATTATTGCTTGTCCGTGTGCTTTAGGGTTAGCAACACCTATGTCTATTATGGTTGGTGTTGGTAAAGGAGCACAATCGGGTGTGTTGATTAAAAACGCGGAAGCTATCGAGAAGATGAATGCTATCGATGTGCTATTGGTTGATAAAACAGGAACTCTAACCAAAGGAAAACCTTCTGTTGAAAAAATAATAGCCTTGCAAGGCAGTGAGGTAGAGTTGTTGAGTAAAATAGCATCTGTTAATCAAAACAGCGAACATCCATTGGCTACTGCTGTAATTAAATATGCTAAATCAAGAAATGTAATTCTCAGTAAGGTGAAAGATTTTGAATCGGTTACA
The window above is part of the Flavobacterium sp. PMTSA4 genome. Proteins encoded here:
- a CDS encoding lysozyme inhibitor LprI family protein, translating into MRNSILLLLLLIGGVVVGQTQKEMNDSAFVAYEKADAELNKVYQELVAQLDAEETKLLITAQRYWIGYRDAHCEFEKKPSEGGSIQPLVYATCLTEVTEQRIKELKASLLSRKER
- a CDS encoding GIY-YIG nuclease family protein, giving the protein MIEYTEGIYTYYVYILTNKSRSVLYTGVTNNLKTRLQQHREKTNLNSFTSKYNVHYLIYFEKFTWIQLAIEREKEIKNLSRAKKLALIMEQNPNMDFWEF
- a CDS encoding copper-transporting P-type ATPase, which produces MTHLPTKEEKHDCCSLPKEEHQHHKHHSEYKGGKYYCPMNCEGNKVYDQPGNCPVCGMELVQAVNYPDVTVKEYTCPMHPEIIKDAPGDCPICGMELVPVAPTDSIENTTYHHLLNKLKIALLFSIPVFIIAMSEMIPNNPLYEVMSIKVWNWVQFALTLPVVFYACWMFFERAYKSIITWNLNMFTLIGIGTGVAFLFSVFGMLFPDVFPAEFKSHHGTVHLYFEATVVVLTLVLIGQVLEAKAHSNTSSAIKELLKLAPTVATVIVDGKEKVISIDAIKKGDTIRVKPGEKIPVDGKIMEGTATIDESMISGEPIPVDKKKGSAVSAGTINGTTSFLMQAEKVGNETLLAQIVKMVSDASRSRAPIQNVVDKISKYFVPIVVIISAITFVIWSQFGPEPRLVYAFVNAVAVLIIACPCALGLATPMSIMVGVGKGAQSGVLIKNAEAIEKMNAIDVLLVDKTGTLTKGKPSVEKIIALQGSEVELLSKIASVNQNSEHPLATAVIKYAKSRNVILSKVKDFESVTGKGVLGYVDGEKISVGNKKLMEQEAVTGFSLVTNEIIAEQKQGKTVSYIAVNNRIMGYVTIVDAIKNSSFGAIKELQSQGIEVIMLTGDNDNTAKAVAQRMGLSNYKANCLPQDKLNYIKDLQRKKKKVAMAGDGINDAPALAQADVGIAMGTGSDVAIESAKITLVKGDLKGIVKAKNLSFAVMKNIKENLFFAFIYNSIGVPVAAGILYPFFGMLLSPMIAALAMSFSSVSVIFNALRLRTVEL